A genomic region of Alicyclobacillus sp. SO9 contains the following coding sequences:
- a CDS encoding DUF4395 domain-containing protein — protein MMKTASIPRPLVRTNQWTIVLTVVFSLTLHVYWVLFIPLLAGLMGLVFHFNPIMRGAKLFLRKAPSDYVPEDAQQQQFNQYIALSCLFLSLLGFTFHWIIVGYTFAILVALAAFVAILGFCVGCFIRFQWSQYRYRRQARAQQG, from the coding sequence ATGATGAAGACGGCTTCTATACCGCGACCGCTCGTCCGTACAAACCAATGGACAATCGTTTTAACCGTCGTGTTTTCTCTTACCCTGCATGTTTACTGGGTTTTGTTCATTCCTCTTTTGGCTGGACTTATGGGACTGGTATTTCACTTTAATCCAATTATGAGGGGCGCGAAATTATTCTTAAGGAAAGCTCCCTCAGACTATGTTCCCGAAGACGCGCAGCAACAGCAGTTTAACCAGTACATTGCTCTAAGCTGTTTGTTCCTTTCTCTGTTAGGCTTCACGTTCCACTGGATAATTGTAGGCTATACTTTTGCCATCCTAGTAGCATTAGCAGCGTTTGTAGCAATCCTCGGATTCTGTGTTGGGTGCTTTATTCGATTTCAGTGGTCACAATACCGTTACCGCCGTCAAGCCCGTGCACAGCAAGGCTGA